The Melitaea cinxia chromosome 8, ilMelCinx1.1, whole genome shotgun sequence genomic interval atatttgtttaccaattaggacaattccaaaaaaacagaccttatatattaacatataacTAAAACAATGAAAACAGTAGTGATTTAATAAGATAATACAtactttttagtaaatattctGTGTACGTTCTAGCTGAAGATGGATCCAGCGCTCTTAAGGGAACGGGAACTGTTCAGGAAAAAGGCACTTGCGACACCAACGTACgttttattttgatacaaaCGCGAAATGATAAAAACCCTTGTATCCCACTACTATCCCCTTCACTTGCATTACAAGAAGCAAATAACTTTCTCTTCTCTCGCTCCCACTCGTGTTCATGACAGcttgaattaatttattgataatattagtatgtatgTTTTAGTGTAATATTAAGCACTAATATACTTGAAGTATTAATCTAAACCTTTCAAGAACCTTATTATTACTGTagcaaatatcaaaaaataaaatattaatagactattttttatctaatttttggACAAACACtttttacttcattatttttgtaaccacaaaaaatatattttttttaaatttctttttatttatgtattttcttaatatacaGGCTGTTCGATTCCTAACTACGTACCTTCATATGGGAGGCTCTGTAAGTGTAATAAATCatgttacacaaaaaatatccTAGCTCATTTTTTAAATCTGACTTTCTTTAAAGAAACTAGCTACTCTGATAGACTAATTCTACATTTCTTAAGCACGTAAACAAAAAGGGAAAGGGGGTTTTAAAAGGGAATTGATTACTAACTGACGACTACAATTAAAGAACTACTTATGGAAAGAACTCTTTTCTTCATAGaatgttaattattgtaaattatagtcaTGCTTATGTGCGCATTGGACAGTTATGCAGAAGTATCTTGCCAGAGCAGCTTGTAAATTaggacaaagtaaaatttaaaaaaggtctAAGAATTTTTTTCTCATGTGGAATGTGATATATTACACACCCCCCATTTGATGGAACATAGGAGTCAAACATCCCatatgtgtaaataataattaataacttattttcaGAGTTGAGAAGAAAAAGAAAGATGAATCTTCATACAAAGATGACAGTAAAAAGAAAGCTAAATCTTCAAGCTCGGTCAGCGCAGCACCGAAGCTTGAAGGatcaaagtaaatattaaatttatattttttgagtatgtagtttaaatagtatttcttgtaattatatttgaagatttataattataataaaaatactatcatTTATATCTAAACATACAAGGTAAATACCCCatgatatttatcatatttgtCATTTTTTCCCTTAACTTCAGCACTATTGCAAGTGCCATGGTCACAGGTACACTCTAGTGGCACTTACATGGTAAATATTCCAGTTAACATACAAATCATAGCTAGTAGTAGaccataaacatttaaaaattcaaagagGAAAAATCACAAGATAATATCCGGCTCAAATGTATAGGATATAATGGATTTAGGATTATAATGTAGAATGgggatttaactgaggtagggcacagcaggatttttctgctcaaaatatggagcagcccgactggggaagtacctcgaccttacagaagaccacagctaaataatactgttttcaagcagtattgtgttcctgttggtgagtaaggtgaccagagctcctggggggattggggattgggtcggcaacgcgcttgcgatgcttctggtgttgcaggcgtctataagctacggtaattgcttaccatcaggtgagccgtacgcttgtttgccgacctagtgacattaaaaaaaaaaaatatcagccTGACAAGAGAAGTACCTTTACCTTAatgaagatcatagctaaataatattgcttttaagcagtgttatgttcctgtggtgagaaaggtgaccagagctcctggaggggattgagggtagggttggcaacgtgcttgcaatgcttctggtgttgtaagcATGTATAaactgcggtaatcgcttaccatctggtgagccgtacacttgtttgcctaCCTAGAAATTagttgtctgtaaagtcggtttatggacgatagtttaacataacgtcataacaaaacatcttcGCGGACGCATAgaccaatcgagtggaagagagatagatgcggcgcaagcgtacaatgagcgcaATGggcaatgagcgtaacgctacattagtcatcctttttcatgcatgcagccggcgttcatagatttattagacgttgtcatgtcaaaaaatatattaaaaaagtatagaCTATAATACAAAAACCTGGgaaataatttgaaacaaaatttaattgataacaATTTTCATAAACAGCTACAAGACAATGGCAGGCAGCTCGTCATATAGGTTTGGAGTACTCGCCCGTATTGTCAGACACATGAAGAGCAGACATCAAGAAGGTGACGACCACCCTCTAACATTAGATGAAATTCTCGATGAGACTAATCAATTAGATGTTGGAAACAAAATCAAACAGGTCAATTTAAACAATAAGTATTAAGgataattttttctttagaagttgtttacaacaaataataatttattttatttttcattttcagtgGTTACAAACAGAAGCTTTACAAAATAATCCAAAAATAGAATGTACGATGGAtggtaaatacatatttaagcctgtatataaaattaaggataaaaaatcattattaaggTACATATTATTTGCTATCTACCaaatgtatcttttttatttaatttttttcataacttaaaaaaagtattttattttacaaggctacaaataaataggtacaattCAACTTTATCAATTAAGGTGGTGCAAAGAAATGTATTTTGAATTAAAGTGCACTTGTTATTTGAACTGATCTGATGATagataattgtattaataaactaaataattaacgCCTTTTTTAGATTACTGAAGCAACATGACTTGAAGGGATTAGGAGGCATATTCCTTGAAGATGTTCAAGAATCATTACCACATTGCGAAAGAGCTCTTAAAAGCTTAGCGCaagaaatattatacattatacgACCAAcggataaaaagaaaatattgttttacaatGACAGAACAGCCACACTGGACGTTAGTAAATAAGATTAGTTTAATATTTCTGCTATTTTGTACACAAAAaagcaatatattatataaaacacaattatgtacaacaaaataaaacaaccaCTGCTtgctataatttaaattgtttaagaatttttgttaaataacaaaatgcataaataaaacatttccaaatagcttattttataaatttggtGTTTTACTCAGGTTGATGAAGAATTTGTAAAACTTTGGCGTGCAACTGCTGTAGACGCTATGGATGATGCTAAAATTGAAGAGTATTTAGAGAAACAAGGTATCAAGTCAATGCAGGACCATGGGCCAAGGAAACCCATTGTGCCAAAGAGGAAAAAAGTCAGTCAGAAGCGACGACAGTTCAAGAAACCAAGGGATAACGAACATTTGGCTGATGTTCTTGAAACATATGAGGACAATACGTTGACACAGAAAGGAGTtactattaagtgaaattaataataaaataaattataatcaaataaattataatcaaatacctgtttattattgatatttttcatttttaaccgacttccaaaaaagaaggagtatctaatttttttttacatatgttaACTTTGACTGGCTAGACTGatggtgatatttttttaaatcgaaaggtggtaagCGTCacgtggtctcatttaaatttaaatgtgatctgtaaagtacttttcgagttatatctaataatgcgtatttacttacttgactattgtttcgtcgacttacattgtattatactgcaaacttttcactattttttttttatgattcttgttttaatcgaaacctGATGCTTGGCAtatagtcacatttaaatttgagcgagatctgacaactactCTGAGTAGGTAATCGTTGATGACTCGcattttcttgactattttttcatgcacctacgttgtattacttgaaatcagttttttttcgaTACAAGCAAACTCAAGTCaattttcttagactagtaagcgtTTTTTGTAAATAGGCATTTAGATAGTCGGtgtgaaggagtaaactccagtcgtgagtcggagctgacacacacttgtAATTTTTAACCATATTTGGCggttttttttggaatttactcGTAATTGGGAGTTGTAGGAACCAAACGGGCCCAACTCCGATTTAGCGCATCGAAATACATAAACATGTTTGGTGTTTGGTCAAAGGTACAGAACACTTTTGTGGTCCATTGTAATGAGTAGTTTACGATTTACTATGTTAAGGGTTCCTTTTGAGAATTTATCTTTATGTTACATATTTCTATGACTTCCGAGTTATTATatttcttcaaaaataaaaaataaaacaggatTAGATGCATCAAATTACATTTAAGAAATCGAGGTAAATTCGCACAAAAACGTAAATACTGTACCTGTTTCTTATTTGAAGAGTAGATACTCTTGATCTCTGACCATAATAGAAATCCTCcgctttaaaatgtattaaacatACAAATAGATTTATGAGATAAATATGGTCAGGAACATCTCTTTatctaaaaattctaaaacacaTTGGGACAATCTATTTTGGGAGTTGTTGTCAATACCAAGTCAACACTGAAGTGTCAACTAGCAAAATAGTATGACATTTAATGTCAAAAATTGTGCTGTTATTGTTTTGAACAAGAAGCTTAGTTTTGAACTATTTTGTTACTTGTTATTACCATAAGCATAAAACTATTGAAAACATAATGTTAGAAACACAATTCTGTTTATCCTGGGAACaacacatgcataatatatgttatggtttaaataaattccaacaagtaagttttttattaatatttttatagttccATACATCGTTactattataactatataatttaattttacgcgACAACTCTAGTGTTATACGAGACTAAttattctatattaaataatagtgttttaaacatttttattggggTTATATATAGGGACACCAGGGaaagaaatgtttatattaGAGAAACCTTTTATTATTGGAATGCTACAAACGCTCATATACGATATActccattttgttttattacatcAGAGAGTTACGCTCCGTATAAACATAAAGTATAGACTTCGTCATAGACAAACTTTTTACTTTCCAAGCGATGTGCACATTGCACTCTTACACCCTTCCTCAATGTGtacatcacaaaaaaaaaaatactacaataGTATATAATACTATAACTACATAAGTACctataacacacaaaaaaaaaatccaatgaAAACTTGTACAAAACTCTATGAAATTAACTCTACATGAAAACTGACAAACAAGGACACTCACaggaaaatttaagaaaataacattTCTCTTAACTTCACAAAAACAACTCTGCTTAGACCCTTAGTACAAATATCAGCAAGCTGATCTCCTGATGGTACATACTtcaaacatacaattttatcttCAACCTGCTGTCTTACAAAGTGATACTTAATATCTATATGTTTCAGGCGCTTGTGATACTCTGGGTTCTTGGCAACATGAATTGCAGACTGATTAtcaatgttaatattaaaacttttacaatcaactcctatttcttttaataaattccTTATCCAACACCCCTCTGCAATTCCTTTTGCTAACGCTATATACTCTGATTCTGTACTTGATAAAGATACACACTGTTGTTTGTTGGAGGACCAAGACACTGTATTACCAAAAACTTTCATGACATACCCTGATGTAGATTTCCTATCACCTTGATCCCCTGCCCAATCAGCATCTGTATACCCTTCTAACTGCACATTTACTCCATTTCTATATACTAATTTTAATCCAACTGTTCCCTTAATATACCTTAATACTCTCTTTAATGCTTTCCACAAACTCTCATTACCACAACTTTGAAAACGACTTAAGTAGCTCAATGCATAACATAAATCAGGACGTGTTCCTAACATGGCATACATGAGACTTCCTATTAACTGTCtgcattttttaattctttatctGAAGATTCTTCTTTATGTAACATTAAACCTTGTTCTATAGGTGTTGACACAGATTTGCATTCTTCCATCTTATATTTCTTTAACAAATCTTTTAAATACTGCTCTTGTTCTAATTCAATGACATCTTTCTTCCTAGTGATATTTATTCCCAGATATTTTAGATTATCACCTCCTAAATCtttcatttcaaattttctCTGCAAAGcttcttttaatttgtttatctcTTGCTTATCttcacaaattaaaatcaaatcatCAACATATAATAGAACATAAAACTTCTTatcctttttataatatagacAATAGTCacatttatttctttcaaaCCCTTCCTTAATCATAAATTGATTAAACTTCTCATTCCAATATCGTGGAGATTTTTTCAGACCATATAGAGAGCgctgtaattttaaaactttaccaTCTTCTTTCATTCCTTTGGGCTTCTCTATAAACACCTCCTCCTCTATGTTCCCATATAAGAATGCACTCTTGACATCCATCTGTTGAATATCCAAGTTGTATTTACTAGCTATTGCTAATAATATTCTCAGTGTAGGTAGTTTAGCCACTGGGGAATAGATTTCTGAATGATCAAATTTATCTTCTTGCTTAAAGCCCCTTGCAACTAGTCTtgccttataaatatttttattacctccTTTCTTAATCTTGAAAACCCACTTGGTGCCTATTAACTTTTTCCCAACTGGTAAACTAACCTCTTTCCATGTTTCATTTTTACACAATGCTTCTAGTTCTGCTTGTATTGCTTTTAGCCATTCTTCTTTATATTTTCCATTAACTGCCTCTTCATAAGTCAATTGTTCTTCTCCTTGTGCTGTCATTGCTAAATCATAATCTTTAGTCCATGCTGGCTTCTTCACTTGTCTCTTACTTCTAGAATTCTTCTTTTCTTCATTTTTAGGAATATCTTCTTCTGCATCTAAAAATTCTTCATCTAAGTACTCTTCCATCATGTCTACTTCACTTGATGCTACATCTTCTGCAATGTTTCTTGCCTCTTCTTGCTGCTGGACATCTCTGTGTTCTCCTATTTCAATCTCGTTATCTTCTTCTTGATTCTGATCCTCTTCTTGTTCTTCTTTAATATTCTCTATCGATTCTACATTCTCTATTACCTCTTCATTTTCCGTTTCATCTTTCTCTAATGCATTGTCCGAGTTACtcttaacttttacaaatacaatttcCCTATGAGTTTCTACTCTTCTTGTGTCTGGATACCATACCCTGTACCCTTTGGTATGTAAACCATAGCCCACAAAAATTCCTAATTTTCCCTTTGGATCCCACTTCAATCTGTGTTGTTTTGGTACATGTGTACATACAGTAGCACCAAAAACTCTTAACAGTGTAACATCAAAACTCTTGTTATACAACAACTCATATGGTGTTTTATCTCGAACTTTACTTTTACCTGTACGATTTATTGTAAATACTGCTGTAAACACAGCTTCAGCCCAAAGTTCTTTACCTAAACCTGACTGAATGATTAATGTTCTTGCTGATTCTACAATTGTACGCATTTCTCGTTCTATTCTGCCATTTTGTTCAGGTGTGTAACTTACTGTTAACTCATGTATTATACCTCtctttttaaacaaattctCAACTGCTCTATTAACAAACTCTGTTCCATTATCTGAACGAAATCGTTTTATTTTACATGTAAACTCATTTTCAAACATCTCTAGAAATTCTTCAATTTTCTCTTTAGTTTCATACTtactctttataaaataaacaaacctaAAACTGCTATAATCATCTTTCAACAAAAGGAAATATGAAGAACCACCTACAGATACTTCCTCCATCGGTCCGCACAAATCCATATGTATAAGTTCGCCTGGTTTAACTGACCTACTACTACTCTGACTAAACGGTAACCTATGCTGTTTTCCCTGGATACATGGTAAGCACTGATCAGTCTGCCCTTCATATTTAATGCCTCTTAAATCTAAAAACTCTTTTACATACTTATAATTCTGGTGTGCAAACTTAATATGCCAATCTGTTAAAGTTAACAAAGCTACATCACTTAATTTAAATCtcattacatacattttgtCAAACTTGTCAGCTACTGCTGttactgaattatttttataaaacttacatcCATTAGAATCTGATACCATTGTGTGACCTTTATTAACAGCTGATGCTAAAGagaataaatttactttaaggTTAGGTACATACAGAACATCATCCAATGTACGGGAAACATAACTAGAACCATCAAAGGCCCATACAATAACCTTTCCTGTTCCCAAAACCTCTAACTTAGTACCATCTCCTATTGTCACAAATCTCTTAGCTTTTAATTCACAAAACTctgtaaaatactttttaataaaacacatGTGGTCACTAGCACCTGAATCTAAAAAGAAACTTTCGGAATTAAAGGAATAGTTACATTTAATTTCCCTAGTAGAATGGCATAAAAAAGATTCAGATTTTGAACTCTTACTTCTCTCTTTAGGCTTATTCTTTTCActtgaattatttttcttaattgaattatttttctcATTACTTTTATTCTTTGGCAATTTACAATCTTTGATTAAATGACCTCTTTTCTGACAATTAAAACACTTCCTGTACCTACATTCACTTATTTTATGGCCTACTTTGCCACACTCAAAACATTTAATAGGATGCCGCGTACCCACCACTAATGCTGAGTCTTGAGGTGTTGTGCTGCTGCTGGATATACTTCCACTACGCTCCTCCTCGACCAACAACCGCCCTGTCAGCTCCTGCAAGCTCTGCTTCTCCTCCGGCATGCTCTCCCATGCAGATATAAAATGCTTATATTTCTCGGGTAAGGACATGAGTATCTTCGTTATGGCCATCTTCTCCGATACTTTCTCACCTGCTGCTTGAAGCTGCGTCATGCAATCTTCCATGTTCGCCATAAATACAGCCATTGGTTCTTCGAAGGTTAAATTGAAAAACTTCTGTTGAAGTAGATGAACGCCCACCTTTGATGACGG includes:
- the LOC123655910 gene encoding transcription initiation factor IIE subunit beta; amino-acid sequence: MTYTPLLKMDPALLRERELFRKKALATPTVEKKKKDESSYKDDSKKKAKSSSSVSAAPKLEGSNYKTMAGSSSYRFGVLARIVRHMKSRHQEGDDHPLTLDEILDETNQLDVGNKIKQWLQTEALQNNPKIECTMDGKYIFKPVYKIKDKKSLLRLLKQHDLKGLGGIFLEDVQESLPHCERALKSLAQEILYIIRPTDKKKILFYNDRTATLDVDEEFVKLWRATAVDAMDDAKIEEYLEKQGIKSMQDHGPRKPIVPKRKKVSQKRRQFKKPRDNEHLADVLETYEDNTLTQKGVTIK